From Drosophila virilis strain 15010-1051.87 chromosome X, Dvir_AGI_RSII-ME, whole genome shotgun sequence, the proteins below share one genomic window:
- the PpV gene encoding serine/threonine-protein phosphatase 6 catalytic subunit, with translation MGDVDKWIEIVKDCKYLPENELKKLCDMVCDILLEETNIQPVSTPVTVCGDIHGQFYDLEQLFRTGGQVPDTNYIFMGDFVDRGYYSLETFTRLLTLKARYPSRITLLRGNHETRQITKVYGFFDECFSKYGNANGWKYCCKVFDLLTIAAIIDESVLCVHGGLSPEIITLDQIRTIERNGEIPYKGAFCDLVWSDPEDMEYWGQSPRGAGWLFGHNVTKDFMTINNLDLICRAHQLVNEGIKYMFEGKLVTVWSAPNYCYRCGNVAAILSFDTAKQRQTQIFLAVPDSERVIPKQNTTPYFL, from the exons ATGGGTGATGTCGACAAATGGATAGAGATTGTTAAggattgcaaatatttgcccgaaaatgaattgaaaaaactcTGTGATATGGTCTGCGACATACTGTTGGAGGAGACAAACATACAGCCAGTTAGCACGCCCGTCACAGTATGTGGCGACATACACGGCCAG TTCTATGATCTGGAGCAGCTATTTCGAACTGGCGGCCAGGTGCCCGACACGAATTACATATTCATGGGCGATTTTGTTGATCGGGGCTATTACAGCCTGGAGACATTCACACGTCTGCTGACCCTCAAGGCCCGCTATCCCAGCCGCATAACATTGCTGCGGGGCAACCACGAGACGCGCCAGATAACAAAGGTTTATGGTTTCTTTGACGAATGCTTTAGCAAATATGGCAATGCGAATGGCTGGAAATACTGTTGCAAGGTATTCGATTTGCTCACAATTGCTGCG ATCATTGACGAGAGCGTGCTGTGCGTGCACGGCGGTCTCAGTCCGGAGATTATAACGCTAGATCAAATACGAACAATCGAGCGCAATGGTGAGATACCCTATAAGGGCGCCTTCTGTGATCTGGTCTGGTCCGACCCGGAGGACATGGAATACTG GGGCCAGAGTCCGCGTGGCGCTGGCTGGCTGTTTGGCCATAATGTGACCAAAGACTTTATGACCATCAACAATCTGGACTTGATATGTCGAGCACACCAGCTGGTCAACGAGGGCATCAAGTATATGTTTGAGGGCAAACTGGTCACCGTTTGGTCCGCGCCCAACTATTGCTATCGTTGTGGCAATGTGGCGGCCATACTCAGCTTCGATACGGCGAAACAGAGGCAAACGCAAATCTTTCTGGCCGTGCCAGACTCGGAGCGTGTCATACCCAAACAGAATACGACGCCTTATTTCTTGTAA